The Raphanus sativus cultivar WK10039 chromosome 6, ASM80110v3, whole genome shotgun sequence sequence GTATTAGCTATCGTGTgacatttttttggttaatgtaTGTCGCATGTTGGAACTATTACATTCACAAAATAACAAATGTTGGGGCTTTACTTGCTTTTTGTTGTGGTGGGCCTTGCAAATTTAAAGCACGGAACAATCGGATTAAACCAACTCTCCGATCCGCGATCGAAAGGGGCCGTTGAGTGATTAATGCCTAGGTTTTTGGGGTTTTCCAGTTCAGtagtatatattctttttaattttttgggtcaaagtattatttttaattgatcATGGTTTTAGTTACtgtaaaaagaaatgaaaaatcaaATTGGAATTTCATGAGTTTCAATTTACTAGTAGTACTTTCTTTACATGTGTTGACTAGAACTTTGAAAAAAACAGCCCTAAGATACATAAAACACATAAACTTATGAAAACAATCAATTTGATGTGCATATATATACAATGGATGAATTTATCGTTAATGTCCCTTAAAAAATCATTGTCTTGTGAATAAAAATATGGTTGGGTTGTAAGAGGTGACTtcgattttagtttttgtttacagtatttaaaatcattaatcattctttatatctatctatatatataacagcaaaccacatttttgttttcaatgaTGTCAGcttttttataggaaaataaaaatgtaatcgAACAGTGGAAATTGCTTTGCATATGCAATCTAAATTATCTAATGGTCAATATTTAGTTTCAGTTATATGTATGACGTCATCAATTACTAATCTGAACGATGTGTCTTAACATTTTCATTTCTCAACAATAGCTTCTCAAAAGACACAACCCTTCAAAAGAAAATTTCTAAACAAATTTGTATATTGTTTCTTTATCGGTTTCCTTTCTCATTGTTCTTACTCCCATTCTTTTTAATCATGTCCTTCCATTTTCGTCATGGAAACAAGTGATCAAAACGCGCCctagtaataataatatgaagctataaaaaaactatatattactTATGGCGTTTGATACCAAAATGTAATATCTTTTGATCAATAATTGTTTAGACTTCGTTGTGGGGCATCTTCTACTTATATGTCAAGCATattcatattataaaaaaaaatcttattgaCTCATTAGTTAACTGTTTAGTCCCTAGCTTGGTTGTAACATGGGTCCATTGTACTTAATTTGGTAAGAACTTTTTGAAGTGCTCACGACGTTTGGTTACTATATATATCACAACACTAGCTGGACAAATTACTAAATTGATCTGGGTCCACATATAAGTAGACAGAGCCAATCGTTGATCGCCGTGTGTCAATATACTCTGAAGCAAAGAGTAAGGTAGAAACCACAGTGTCCATTTTGGTTCTGTGACGTTTCTCATATTGTCACTTGTCTTTTGTTGGTAAAACTTAACATTGCCTTGTGAATCTTCTCGGCTAGGGGAGCTTGCTTGCTCACGGTTCTGAACCGGTGTTGGAGTCTTCAGCTTGTCTCggtctcctctctctttctctctctctctctccccggTTCGTTTTGGTCCGTTGAGTGGGTATCACGGATGTTGCGTTGGGTGAGAGCCATCGGGCTCTGTTCTTGACAGATCTGGTACGGGTTTCTTCGTAGTAGGAGTGCGTGGAGCTCAAGGTCTTCGGAGTTGTCAGCCAGGGCCTCCTTGTTTCAGTGGCGGCTCGTGTAGATCCGGCAGAGTTTCAGCGGAGGTTTGTCTCTCTGTCCACTCTTGAGTCAGAGTTGTGCTCTATCTTCTTGTTACAGGTTTGGTGGTAGTGTGGCGTGCCTTTCGGCTTCCAAATAAGGGTTTTTTTCTTTAggtttttctttagttttgctCTTTAGTCTTCTTGTCTGGGTTATTGTATTATTACTTTGTTTAAGATCATAGTCTTCTATTTAGATTAGATTAATTTCTGCTACTTTGTTTCCGTGTAATCAATCTTCGGTTATATGAAAAATTGACTATGTTTCTTTGTTTAACAAGTTTACCGCAAAACCTATGAGTTTCTTGTTTCACACGAGAACTCTTTGATTTTGACAATCGTAGACCTCTCGAGATatcttttaaaacaatttagtGTGTTTCAATCTTCTGAGCTCTTTCTATGTTCCCCCTTTGTCTGCTAGGCCTGAAAAGATGACAAGGGAGATCGAAATGCAGGAGATGGATTGGGCGGCTTTTCCGAAGCCCTCGGAAGAGATGCAAAGCAGGTGGCTCTTGCAGCCCTCTACAATGCTCAAGAAGAAGACAAATGCAAGGAAAAAAGCTTATGCATGGTCTCTCGTCGTACTGACTGGCGTGCTAGCGGTTCTTGGGTTTTCCATGATGATGATCAGAGCTCTCACGCatcgccaccaccaccaacaaCAACAGACACCTGAAATCTACAGCAGTGCGCTTCACGCTGGACTTAAGTTCTTCAACAGGCGCGCCAGCGTTGTAAGTCAAACCAAAACAATctagtttatttattaatttttagtctCATACTATAACCTAACAAACAATACCTGCGTTGCTCTGTTGTAATGATCAGCTGGGCACTTGCCCGACGGAAACAACGTTACGTGGAGAGGGGATTCTTGTGTCCAAGACGGGAAGTATCCGGGGAGCACCTACAGAAACTTGTCTGGAGGTTATTACGATGGTGGTGACGCAATAAAATCAAACTTCAAAATGTCTTTTGCGATGACCATGTTGAGCTGGAGTGTCATTGAATATCATTCCAAGTATGAAGCAGTTGGAGAACTCAGCCACGTTGAAGGGCTTATCAAATGGGGAACAGACTACTTCCTAAACACTTTCGACTCTAGTGCTGATATTGTCAATGAAATGGTGttacaggaaaaaaaaagattcttacTCCTTCCGGGACAACCTTTGCATATAGTTACGTGTTTCAACattctaagatttttttttgaactttggCTTTTGTTGGATAAGCTTGAAATAACTTGTGATGCAAGTTACCTAATCCTATTGTGATATGTTTATCTATAaggaaaaggaaatatctaATTGTGTTAGTCCTAgtgagtttaggatttatacAGTAGTAAATAAGGAGATACCAATGTTGTGGTATATAACTTTGTGAGCTTTAGTTTTGAGTGATTTTCTAAAGCAATAAGAGTTGAGTTCTTATTAATCTTGTGTGAAGATTACTTACGTGTGTGTTTGATACAATAGCTTTTAAATATTCTATGATCTTTGACAAGTTTTTTTCCCTTTTCCTTTAAACAGGTCGGAGATGAAGGAACTGAGAGCTACTGTTGGATGAGGCCTGAGGACACTGATTACAAAAGACATTTACATGTCTGTTTCGGTGACTGTCCCAATCTTGCTGCAGAAATGGCGGCTGCACTGGCTTCAGCATCCATCGTTTTCAGTGAAAACGTAGCATATTCCCAAAAGCTTATTCAAGGTGCCAAGATTCTATATAAGTATGCAGAGTCATCTATGAAAGGCATTAGTAGTAACACAGACTCAAGCTCTTCCTGGGACGAGCTTTTATGGAGTGGGACTTGGCTCTATTATGCTACTGGGGATGTAAGTTACCTTGATAGGGTAACAACTCTTGCACTGGACGATCGTTCTGACTCTTTTTCGAGTGACCCTGGCGTGTTCAGTTGGAACACAAAGCTAGCCGGAGCTCAGGTAAATGTACTCTACAACACTTTCTTAGTTAGCTCTGTTTTTCCCCCAACTGATGTTTACTCTTTCtgcatattattattattatcaactGTTAGCTGCTGTTGACACGGCTGAGGCTATTTTTGAGCCCTGGATATCCATCTGAAGAAGTTTTGAGAAAATTTCATGATCAAATCGGCATTGTAATGTGCTCTTACTTACCTTCTTTCAACAAGTTCAATAGAACCaaaggtaaataaataaatacttgtCTGCGATTTTTGCcttttatattctatatttctCCCTCGAGAGTATGTATACCCTTTCTTTGATATATCATTATCTATTAGGAGGTCTGATCCAGTTAAACCATGCAGGTCCACAGCCCCTGCAATATGCTGCAAATGCGGCTTTCCTAGCGGCGCTATACAGCGATTATCTAGATGCTTCTGATACTCGTGGATGGACATGTGGGCCTAATTTCTACTTTGCTTATGTACTACGCGACTTCTCTCGATCACAAGTAAGCATCCCTCCAACGAACAAAACAGAGTAAATGCTCTTTGTCTGAACCAAGTCTTTtgtttatctcttttttttttttttttggtttcatacAGATTGACTACATTCTCGGTAAAAACCCACGGAACATTAGCTACGTCGTGGGTTTTGGGGAGCGATACCCTAAACGGGTACAGCATAGAGGAGCTTCAATTCCAAAAGACCGGAAAGAGAGTTGCGAAGGAGGATGGAAATGGAGAGAAAGCTCAAAGGAAAACCCAAATGTGGTTGAAGGAGCAATGGTCGCTGGACCCGACGGACATGATGGGTTTCGTGATGATCGTACGAACCCAAACTATACAGAGCCGACCCTGACCGGAAATGCGGTTCTCGTTGCCGCTCTCGTTGCCTTATCAGGAGACAAAAACATGTTTGAAAAGAACCGTATTTTCTATGCAGTTCCTCCATTGTTCCCCGacgctcctcctcctccagcaCCTTGGACCCCATAGGGAATGTTTTGTCTACCTTACGCTCTCAGTTATCTTTGAATCTATGTATTATCGTCTGGTTAGCATGTACTAGTACTTGAAGAACTACAATGATCTATGATTTTGAATTGTTAAGCATCCATCAAAAAGATCTCACTTTGGATAGTCTTGGTAGACAATGAAAAAGAAATACATACTCTTTGATTCGAACAAAACCAATCAACATTGTCAAGTGACAGAACTGACGAAAGCACAACATAATTGTTAGGATCTTAACTTCGAATCACACATAGCCATGTTGATTCTTCACAGTTTAAACACAAACTTAAAGTAACTTTGACACCAAGATTTAACGAGTTCCCCTCCGCAAGGGTACATCTCGTGTGGGAACCTCCTCCCACAAACATCCACTATCTTATCAAAGGTTTACACAAGGCACTAACCGGCGTTTTCTTTGTGTTTTCAGGTACAAGACTTAAAGAGAAACAATAACAAAGACAATGAGAAGAACACTAAAGGTGGAGACTCGAACTCCCACTTTCTATGgagatcatcttcttctctctttgatATTATCTTGTTCTCTCTACTCTCTGAAGACTCCTTAGCTCTCACCATGCCGTGAACCTCAATTAGGTTGACTTCTTTGAACGTCTTCTGCCTTCTTATATACGCAAACGATATTTGCCGACTTGGATGTGTAAATGGGCTTCGTCACATTGTAATCCAACTTAGTTAACATTATGTTTCTGGATTTGGGCCTAGGGATTAATGGCTGAGACCCATAACTTACAATCTCCACCTTGGGCCCAGTCCATTTATCCACTGTCTCTCTTCCAATCACGACAATCCCTTGTCGGAACACAGACCAAACTAAGCTTCTTTCTTGACGGCAAAGACGAAGCAATTTCCATTCCTCCATGTCCTCCGGCAGCTTCTCCGACGAGGCTGACTGCAGCCTCAACCAGTGACGTTTCAATCAGAAAAAACCTtcgttagattttttttttctgattccGGCAATTTGCCACTTCCCACGAGATACTTGTCGTGGCCTCTCTCGAAGCTTCTTCCTCAATGTGATTAATACACTTTCTCTGCAGCCTCATATCTGGTGACCATTGATGCTCTGAAACTTCACCATTAAAGGTACAAAACCTTTCCTTTAAGCTTCTTCTTGTGATCGTGACCATGGATTGATCTCCAGCCATATGTCAATCAACCCCTTGCAATTATTCTGTCACCCTCGACCCTGAGAGATCTTCCAATAACAATCTGATGCATCTCAACCCAGCAGTGATTTCAGCTTGAATCAATGCTGACAATACTTTTGCTTCCCTTTGATCTTTAAGATAGTGAAATTCGGATGTAATTTTAACTAGCCATCACATCCTCCAATGTCAATCTCCGACACTGCTGGCTTCTGCAGCCTCAGGTAACCCTCAAACAactcataactttttttttttcatgactGACTCGAGTGTTGAACTCTTCTGAGACTTCCTTCTGTAAAACACTTTGACACCACCTACTGACATTAAGATTTCTGTCCTCACAGATAAATATCCCGAGTCCATCATGCTCTTTAGATGACTTGTGGTAACTCGTTGAACCAAATATCATCTATTAGAGCCATCTTTCTCTTCTGGTTGTCTTCTAGTCTGTGAAAAAAACCTTTAACTGAATTTCATGATTTCTTCCACAGGTACTCCACCTGAAACCATTGATCCCAATTTCTTTTCATGGCTGCACTTCCGAGAAAAGCACAGTCTTCTCTTACGTGTCTGGTAACTTCATATTATTCTCCAATCCTTGGACAAAAATCTGAAGAAATAAATCCAGACTTGTATATTTTGCAGGACAATGTCTGCGTAAAACAGCTTCTCCGATGAACATCCCTGTTCTTCAACTGTCTCGTTAAGACCTCAGGTAACTTCATAAAACTTGAGTCATCTGCTATAGATGTCTCTTATGATTTTCCCAGACCAACCTTAGTTTGTCCATTTGACACCAACCTTTCCCAAAAccaaaaactataatttttttttttctctgatgTCAAATTCTGCTGAAAAGAATAAAACCGATCTTCTCTCAACGTTCTGGTGTCTTTATGTAACCTTACAGAACCTGACACGAATACCCTTGACTCGTTCCTTTGGATTCAATACCAATGTGAAGTATTAACCTGCTTCACTTGAATCTTTTCATCAGCTACTCCACCTGGAATCAAGTTTACCTCACTGTGGCTCCGGATGCCTAAAAGGTAACTTCTCAATCCTGTAGACACTGATTTTCGCTTAGAATAACCAATCACTTAGCCTTTTCATGACTTTAGTTTCTGCCATAAATATGTTAATGATTGAATTAAACCGTAGCCCTTTGCATCTTGATTCCCTTTGTTCTTCGATTCTTTTGATGTGCGCTTATCTTAGAATCAAAAAACCTTGAATCAACTGCAGTAGACCCTTGAACCATACATGTTTCACTAGGAAACAATCTCTGATTCTCCTTGCAAACAATCTCTAAAATGCATCTTAGTCAATAACCATTGCACTTAGAAAACCCTGAGATTGAACTTGCTGCCTTTTTGTTTAAACAACCATAATCTGAATTATTTGTTGTACCGCCACCGTCACTGATGGAACACGCCTCCGAACTAAACCTGTAGGGAAGACTTTCGACACAGCCATCCATTCAGCTTGTAAAGTTTAAACAAAACCCATTTACCAGTAGGTAATCATTACTAGTAGAAAAACAACCACAACACCCTGAATGTTTCTTGTACCGCCATCATCACTGATGGAACACGCCTCCAAACTAAAACCTGTAGGGAAGACTTTCGACACAACCGCTCATTCAGCTTGTagagttaataaaataaacccCATACCAGTAGATCATCACCACTAGCAAATAAATAGTCTCTTGTCAATGGCTGAACCATTACACCTGAAACTTCCTCGTTACAGTCATTTTCTATCACATCTTAAGCTTGCGACAGACTTTCTTCAACTGTAAAACCTGTTCCACACAATACGTGTTGCTTGTATTTGGGaatccaccaaaaaaaaa is a genomic window containing:
- the LOC108810441 gene encoding endoglucanase 25-like, yielding MTREIEMQEMDWAAFPKPSEEMQSRWLLQPSTMLKKKTNARKKAYAWSLVVLTGVLAVLGFSMMMIRALTHRHHHQQQQTPEIYSSALHAGLKFFNRRATGHLPDGNNVTWRGDSCVQDGKYPGSTYRNLSGGYYDGGDAIKSNFKMSFAMTMLSWSVIEYHSKYEAVGELSHVEGLIKWGTDYFLNTFDSSADIVNEMVLQEKKRFLLLPGQPLHIVTFFPFSFKQVGDEGTESYCWMRPEDTDYKRHLHVCFGDCPNLAAEMAAALASASIVFSENVAYSQKLIQGAKILYKYAESSMKGISSNTDSSSSWDELLWSGTWLYYATGDVSYLDRVTTLALDDRSDSFSSDPGVFSWNTKLAGAQLLLTRLRLFLSPGYPSEEVLRKFHDQIGIVMCSYLPSFNKFNRTKGGLIQLNHAGPQPLQYAANAAFLAALYSDYLDASDTRGWTCGPNFYFAYVLRDFSRSQIDYILGKNPRNISYVVGFGERYPKRVQHRGASIPKDRKESCEGGWKWRESSKENPNVVEGAMVAGPDGHDGFRDDRTNPNYTEPTLTGNAVLVAALVALSGDKNMFEKNRIFYAVPPLFPDAPPPPAPWTP